A single Tumebacillus sp. BK434 DNA region contains:
- a CDS encoding YhcN/YlaJ family sporulation lipoprotein, with the protein MKKFSALAGALLLSSSLLAGCTPNAAPDNNANNRTGTYNTDRAGRIMDNSGVGVRNSRVDQDRLGVRDNLGPDRRPNVLTNDVRDRMGVRDQAGRDTAYRNLRVDRSLEARVEAIPGIRDAKVLTNGNVAYVGINQGTNLGGGNRAGIRSDVPPTAGHQANRNAITNRANNVSQYGGTMSDRDFGTTGLTPQTPLTPQTGTYGTTGTGTYGTGTGSSLFGTGIGTGMGTYGTGRGYGPSTYGTGTYGTGNTYGVGTYGTGTYGTGMGTYSNGNYGNGGVTGTDGTRGAGRTGAGLFGTSGNNRVGTYTNNTGTNIGTNNNAGMNRTGTYANNTDVSNDIKDRVISAVKQGNPSITTVYVSANPALYNRMDAFVRDAASGHPLRGLGDLGDMFRRLFPTTGTAGFGAGTNTNTGTTTGTTTGRTMGNTGGTTSGVTNR; encoded by the coding sequence TTGAAAAAGTTTTCTGCACTCGCAGGCGCACTTTTGCTGTCGTCATCCCTGCTCGCTGGTTGTACGCCGAATGCGGCACCTGACAACAATGCGAACAACCGCACCGGCACCTACAATACGGACCGCGCAGGCCGTATCATGGACAACAGCGGTGTCGGCGTACGCAACTCGCGTGTTGACCAAGACCGGCTGGGCGTTCGTGACAATCTGGGTCCGGACCGCCGTCCGAACGTGCTGACCAACGATGTGCGGGACCGCATGGGTGTCCGTGATCAAGCCGGTCGTGACACCGCGTATCGCAACCTGCGGGTCGACCGCTCGCTGGAAGCCCGCGTCGAAGCGATCCCGGGCATTCGTGACGCGAAAGTGCTGACGAACGGCAATGTCGCGTATGTCGGCATCAACCAAGGCACCAACCTTGGCGGCGGCAACCGCGCCGGCATCCGTAGCGATGTGCCTCCGACTGCCGGCCATCAAGCGAACCGCAATGCGATCACCAATCGTGCCAACAACGTATCACAATACGGCGGCACGATGAGCGACCGCGATTTCGGTACGACCGGTCTGACGCCGCAAACCCCGCTGACGCCGCAAACTGGCACCTACGGCACCACTGGCACCGGTACGTACGGCACCGGGACCGGCAGCAGCCTGTTTGGCACCGGGATCGGGACTGGCATGGGCACCTACGGCACCGGCCGCGGTTACGGTCCTAGCACTTATGGGACTGGCACCTACGGCACCGGAAACACCTACGGTGTTGGCACCTATGGGACTGGCACCTATGGCACCGGCATGGGCACCTACAGCAATGGCAATTATGGCAATGGCGGCGTGACCGGTACGGACGGCACGCGCGGTGCAGGACGCACCGGCGCCGGCTTGTTCGGCACGTCCGGCAACAACCGCGTTGGCACCTACACCAATAACACTGGCACCAACATTGGCACCAACAATAATGCCGGCATGAATCGTACTGGCACCTACGCGAACAACACCGATGTCTCCAACGACATCAAAGATCGTGTCATCTCGGCAGTCAAACAAGGCAATCCGTCGATCACCACGGTTTACGTTTCGGCAAACCCGGCTCTGTACAACCGTATGGACGCCTTTGTCCGCGATGCAGCATCCGGACATCCGCTGCGCGGACTCGGCGATCTGGGTGACATGTTCCGCCGCCTGTTCCCGACGACTGGCACCGCCGGCTTCGGCGCAGGCACGAACACGAACACCGGCACGACCACTGGCACGACCACTGGCCGCACCATGGGCAACACCGGCGGCACCACATCCGGGGTTACCAACCGCTAA
- a CDS encoding methionine ABC transporter ATP-binding protein, giving the protein MIKLQNLRKDYYVKKSAVTALKRIDLTIAKGEIFGIIGHSGAGKSTLIRCINLLERPTEGTVEIDGVDLTRLNARELQHARQSIGMIFQHFNLLSSATIYENIAFPLRLAKKRPAEIDRKVKELLELVGLGEHAKKYPAQLSGGQKQRVGIARALANDPKVLLCDEATSALDPMTTHSILRLLADINKKIGITIVLITHEMGVIQEICDRVAVIDGGEIVEEGPVVEVFLRPQRQITKEFVEQVSDFELPPELLSQHVSGAVPRGQHRIVQVSFLGDVTFQPIMFEVLQQESVQFNILHGTISRMKDTPYGRLVLELTGEPADLDRAVSTMKNRGLDVEVMQ; this is encoded by the coding sequence ATGATCAAACTGCAGAACCTTCGCAAAGACTACTATGTGAAAAAAAGCGCGGTCACCGCACTCAAGCGAATCGACTTGACGATCGCGAAAGGGGAGATCTTCGGCATCATCGGCCACAGCGGTGCAGGCAAATCCACGCTGATTCGCTGCATCAACCTGCTGGAGCGGCCGACCGAAGGCACCGTGGAGATCGACGGCGTCGATTTGACCCGCCTGAACGCACGGGAACTGCAACACGCACGCCAGAGCATCGGCATGATCTTTCAGCATTTTAACCTGCTGTCATCAGCTACAATCTATGAAAATATCGCCTTCCCGCTCCGGCTCGCCAAAAAGCGGCCGGCAGAAATCGACCGCAAAGTAAAAGAACTGCTCGAACTGGTCGGCCTCGGTGAACACGCGAAAAAGTATCCCGCGCAACTCTCCGGCGGCCAAAAACAGCGCGTCGGCATCGCCCGCGCCTTGGCGAACGACCCGAAAGTACTGCTCTGCGACGAAGCGACATCTGCGCTCGACCCGATGACGACCCACTCGATCCTGCGCCTGCTGGCCGACATCAACAAAAAGATCGGCATCACGATCGTTCTGATCACCCACGAGATGGGAGTGATCCAAGAGATCTGCGACCGCGTCGCCGTGATCGATGGCGGTGAAATCGTCGAAGAAGGTCCGGTCGTCGAAGTGTTCCTGCGCCCGCAGCGCCAGATCACCAAAGAGTTCGTCGAGCAAGTCAGCGACTTCGAACTACCGCCAGAACTGCTCAGCCAGCACGTCAGCGGCGCTGTGCCGCGAGGACAGCACCGTATCGTCCAAGTCTCGTTCCTCGGCGATGTGACGTTCCAGCCGATCATGTTTGAAGTGCTGCAGCAGGAATCGGTGCAGTTCAACATCCTGCACGGCACGATCTCGCGGATGAAAGACACCCCGTACGGACGCCTGGTGCTCGAGCTGACCGGCGAACCGGCAGACCTCGACCGGGCTGTCAGCACCATGAAAAACCGCGGGCTTGATGTGGAGGTGATGCAGTGA
- a CDS encoding methionine ABC transporter permease, producing the protein MENLLLELFPNVLWPEIWKTFLETLYMVGIATLFTAVIGLPLGVLVFLTAPGQLMQNRLAYQILSLVINVFRSIPFIILLILIIPFTKFIVGTSLGVTAAIPPLVIGTAPFFARLVETSLREVDRGVIEMAQSMGASTWQIITRVLLPEARPGILAGLTITLVALVGYSAMSGAIGGGGLGDLALRYGYQRFQMDVTVVATVIMILLVQVFQVLGDKLVSHFSRK; encoded by the coding sequence ATGGAAAACCTGCTGCTCGAACTGTTTCCAAACGTGTTGTGGCCAGAGATCTGGAAGACGTTTCTCGAAACGCTGTATATGGTGGGCATCGCCACGTTGTTCACCGCCGTGATCGGGCTGCCACTCGGCGTGCTGGTCTTCCTGACCGCACCGGGCCAACTGATGCAAAACCGCCTAGCGTATCAGATCCTGTCCCTCGTGATCAACGTGTTTCGTTCGATCCCGTTCATCATCTTGCTGATCCTGATCATTCCGTTTACGAAGTTCATCGTCGGCACTTCGCTTGGCGTCACCGCCGCGATTCCGCCGCTGGTGATTGGCACCGCGCCGTTCTTCGCCCGACTGGTCGAAACCTCGCTGCGCGAAGTCGACCGCGGCGTGATCGAGATGGCGCAGTCGATGGGCGCTTCGACCTGGCAGATCATCACCCGCGTCCTGCTGCCGGAAGCGCGTCCCGGCATTCTCGCCGGTCTGACGATCACGCTGGTTGCACTCGTCGGCTACTCGGCGATGTCGGGCGCGATCGGAGGCGGCGGACTCGGTGACCTGGCGCTCCGCTACGGCTACCAGCGCTTCCAGATGGATGTGACGGTCGTCGCGACGGTGATCATGATCCTGCTCGTGCAAGTGTTTCAGGTGCTCGGCGACAAACTCGTCTCGCACTTTAGCAGAAAATAA
- a CDS encoding MetQ/NlpA family ABC transporter substrate-binding protein — protein sequence MKKLLLGAMTLLLSASLVACGTDSAKKENATGDAGNGVVTLKVGATPVPHEEILKHVAPQLEKEGVHLEIVSFNDYIQPNVQLGDKQLDANFFQHIPYLEDFSKERNLDLTHIAGVHIEPMGAYSKKYKKASDLPDGATIAVPNDVTQVGRSLALLEKNGLIKLKAGVGISGTLKDIVENNKKFKFNELEAAMLPRVLPEVDLAVINTNFALQVDLVPTKDALFIEDKDSPYVNVLAVRTEDKDNAALQKLAKALNSEDVKKFINDKYKGAIVPAF from the coding sequence ATGAAAAAACTGCTCCTTGGCGCAATGACCCTGCTGCTCTCCGCATCCCTCGTGGCATGCGGCACCGATTCCGCAAAAAAAGAGAACGCAACTGGCGACGCAGGCAACGGCGTCGTGACGCTGAAAGTCGGCGCAACGCCGGTACCGCACGAAGAGATCCTCAAACACGTCGCACCGCAGTTGGAAAAGGAGGGCGTACATCTGGAGATCGTTTCCTTTAACGACTACATCCAGCCGAATGTTCAGCTCGGCGACAAGCAGCTCGACGCGAACTTCTTCCAGCACATTCCGTACCTCGAAGACTTCTCCAAAGAGCGCAACCTCGACCTGACTCACATTGCGGGCGTACACATCGAGCCGATGGGCGCCTACTCGAAAAAATACAAAAAAGCGTCCGACCTGCCGGATGGTGCCACGATCGCCGTGCCGAACGACGTGACCCAAGTGGGCCGTTCCCTGGCGCTGCTTGAGAAAAACGGTCTGATCAAGCTCAAAGCTGGCGTTGGCATCTCCGGCACCCTCAAAGACATCGTCGAAAACAACAAGAAATTCAAGTTCAACGAGCTGGAAGCTGCCATGCTCCCGCGCGTGCTCCCGGAAGTCGATCTCGCAGTGATCAACACCAACTTCGCGCTGCAAGTTGACCTCGTCCCGACCAAAGACGCACTGTTTATTGAAGACAAAGACTCTCCGTACGTCAACGTTCTTGCCGTTCGCACCGAAGACAAAGACAATGCAGCGTTGCAAAAGCTGGCGAAAGCGCTGAACTCCGAAGATGTGAAGAAGTTCATCAACGACAAATACAAAGGCGCGATCGTTCCGGCATTCTAA
- a CDS encoding DUF4097 family beta strand repeat-containing protein codes for MLNFLLGSRAKFEGTKEVTLSPDGLADHLKAHVHNGRISVKQADQEHVLAIVHIVVKGELAEEITDISDADRFWELGQNGGCVFFEQREFTRFYSGSSVKVSVELIVPQALTQASLESHNGSISVRDFAGKVFAHSHNGALELTAITGDVNVLSHNGSIKLQHVAATFVRAETHHGNIFLDTVSGDVELDTRHGSVESKHIDGSLRLLSRNGSICVEQVAGDLKAETHNGKIVVRECGKDVTLHTHNGSVRVQTKAGVNGTWKVSTHNGGIELNVPQETNATFHMHTSAGKVHGNAIPVQSHGFVQNIIVKKGDGEHLVEVETHRGSIEVSEHK; via the coding sequence ATGCTTAACTTCTTGCTCGGTTCGCGAGCGAAATTCGAAGGTACCAAAGAAGTCACCCTGTCCCCGGACGGCTTGGCCGACCACCTGAAGGCGCACGTACATAACGGTCGGATCTCCGTCAAACAGGCCGATCAAGAGCACGTGCTGGCAATCGTGCACATCGTTGTCAAAGGCGAGCTGGCCGAAGAGATCACAGACATCTCAGACGCCGACCGTTTCTGGGAGCTGGGACAAAACGGGGGCTGCGTGTTCTTCGAACAGCGCGAGTTCACCCGATTCTACTCCGGTTCTTCCGTCAAAGTCAGCGTCGAGCTGATCGTGCCCCAAGCGCTGACCCAGGCCAGTCTGGAAAGTCATAACGGGTCGATTTCCGTCCGCGACTTTGCCGGAAAAGTGTTTGCGCATTCGCACAACGGTGCGCTCGAACTCACAGCGATCACCGGCGATGTGAACGTGCTGTCCCATAACGGCTCGATCAAACTGCAGCATGTTGCGGCAACATTCGTCCGGGCGGAGACCCATCACGGCAACATCTTCCTCGACACCGTTTCAGGTGATGTGGAGCTGGATACCCGCCATGGCAGCGTGGAGTCGAAACACATCGACGGCTCCTTGCGCCTGCTCTCCCGCAATGGCTCGATCTGTGTGGAGCAAGTGGCCGGCGATCTGAAAGCGGAAACGCACAACGGCAAGATCGTCGTCCGCGAGTGCGGCAAAGATGTCACCTTGCATACGCACAACGGTTCCGTTCGCGTCCAAACGAAAGCCGGAGTAAACGGAACGTGGAAGGTCAGCACCCACAACGGCGGCATCGAACTGAATGTGCCGCAGGAGACAAACGCCACGTTCCATATGCACACGTCGGCCGGCAAAGTGCATGGCAATGCGATTCCCGTGCAGTCCCATGGCTTTGTGCAAAACATCATCGTCAAAAAAGGCGATGGCGAGCATCTGGTGGAAGTGGAGACGCATCGCGGCAGCATCGAAGTCAGCGAGCACAAGTGA
- a CDS encoding SDR family oxidoreductase, with product MDVGLHKKVVLVMAASKGLGKAVAAEFAREGAQVMIAARSEASLLQAAAEIREATGGEIECCVADASNRADIDSLMERTIARFGGLDVLVTNAGGPPGGTFDDFEDEIWERAFQSNLLNVVRLIRAALPHLRKRGGGRILNITSTSIKQPIEGLILSNTFRAGIQGLAKTLAVELAVDNILINTIAPGRIDTDRVRELDAARAQAQGRTVEQVRNLHEQNIPLGRYGTPEEFAKVAVFLGSQANTYVTGSSLLIDGGMVRAL from the coding sequence ATGGATGTAGGGCTCCATAAGAAAGTCGTCCTGGTCATGGCGGCGAGCAAAGGATTGGGCAAAGCGGTCGCAGCCGAATTCGCCCGCGAAGGCGCGCAGGTGATGATCGCAGCCCGTTCCGAAGCGTCACTGCTGCAAGCGGCAGCCGAGATTCGCGAAGCGACGGGTGGCGAGATCGAATGCTGTGTGGCTGACGCTTCCAACCGTGCCGACATCGACAGCTTGATGGAGCGGACGATTGCTCGCTTTGGAGGACTGGATGTGCTGGTCACCAATGCGGGAGGGCCGCCCGGCGGGACTTTTGATGATTTTGAAGATGAGATCTGGGAACGCGCGTTTCAGTCAAACCTGCTCAACGTGGTTCGGCTGATTCGCGCCGCTTTGCCGCATTTGCGCAAGCGCGGCGGCGGGCGCATCTTGAATATTACTTCGACTTCGATCAAACAGCCGATCGAAGGTCTGATTTTGTCCAACACGTTTCGGGCCGGCATTCAAGGCTTGGCGAAGACGCTGGCCGTAGAGCTGGCAGTCGACAACATTTTGATCAACACGATTGCGCCGGGCCGGATCGACACCGACCGGGTGCGCGAACTGGACGCTGCCCGCGCGCAAGCGCAGGGCAGGACGGTGGAGCAGGTGCGCAATCTGCATGAGCAGAACATTCCGCTCGGCCGCTACGGCACGCCGGAAGAGTTCGCCAAAGTCGCGGTGTTCCTCGGCTCGCAAGCGAACACATATGTTACCGGCTCCTCGCTCTTGATTGACGGCGGCATGGTGCGGGCACTATAG
- a CDS encoding TVP38/TMEM64 family protein, with amino-acid sequence MTTKNHAVKALTKKLAILLIVVLLVVLVVVYQHDLSDLFSGAKDEPLAVFLIAVLFALVPAVPFGLVGALIGAMYGTLLGGLLTWGASTTAALLMFLFARYVFAEQAGKWLHRYEKIERFTRLFARNAFLAILFARLIPIIPAVAVNVYSAIARVPLRVYLGATALGKLPTMIVFVTMGEQAMSSWQNLMLVVLFYAVFLGIVSLIYKKVES; translated from the coding sequence ATGACAACAAAGAATCATGCGGTGAAAGCACTGACGAAAAAGCTGGCCATCCTGCTCATCGTCGTTCTGCTCGTCGTGCTGGTCGTCGTCTACCAGCACGATCTGTCCGATTTATTCAGCGGTGCCAAAGACGAACCCCTCGCCGTGTTTCTGATCGCCGTGTTGTTTGCGCTGGTGCCTGCTGTGCCATTTGGACTGGTCGGCGCGCTGATCGGCGCGATGTACGGCACCTTGCTGGGCGGGCTGCTGACTTGGGGCGCCTCGACGACGGCAGCGCTGCTGATGTTTCTGTTTGCGCGTTACGTGTTTGCGGAGCAGGCGGGCAAATGGCTGCACCGCTATGAAAAGATCGAGCGTTTTACCAGGCTGTTTGCGCGCAACGCGTTTCTGGCGATCCTGTTCGCCCGGCTGATCCCGATCATCCCGGCCGTCGCAGTCAATGTGTACTCGGCGATCGCCCGCGTGCCGCTTCGGGTCTATCTGGGGGCGACCGCGCTTGGCAAGCTGCCGACGATGATCGTGTTTGTCACGATGGGGGAGCAGGCGATGAGCTCCTGGCAGAACCTGATGCTGGTCGTGCTGTTCTATGCGGTGTTTCTCGGCATTGTCTCTCTGATCTACAAAAAAGTTGAGTCCTGA
- a CDS encoding MFS transporter: MKFVYGILGRYDTAIWIRVIGTILTTFGSFMIRPFLALYLFDKLEGNLLLTAVIVGLQPLTGMIAGIYSGNLADRYGRKPMMVAALVTQAGTMIGYIFADSVLTFAMLTIINGLGQSMFWPAASAQITDLVPEEKRSEVFALMHTALNVGAATGPLIGVMIYKVDPAIAFGICALAELIYLVLLIWKVPETLPKEMRANNAKAAAGEPGARPEFKPRKHMILIWLTLAMVPCAMLYSQVEIILPQHMKTNFDDYLTTFATLLAINGTMVVCTQILIAKFADRFPVRNVILIAFLFLACTAFGYGWAKTFWVLVLAEISFTIGEMLNGPQIQKAISILSPPELRGRYFAIFGAHYSVTGTLAPTIGALTFAKYGGEAWFSIIGVLLIIAAIAHYQLLGRALGKTKPHEQTAGAAV; encoded by the coding sequence ATGAAGTTTGTGTACGGGATTCTGGGCCGCTATGACACAGCGATCTGGATTCGCGTGATCGGCACGATCTTAACGACATTTGGCAGTTTTATGATTCGTCCTTTTCTCGCTTTATATCTATTTGATAAATTGGAAGGCAACTTACTCCTCACCGCAGTCATCGTCGGTCTGCAGCCTCTGACCGGCATGATCGCCGGCATTTACTCGGGCAACCTCGCCGACCGCTACGGCCGCAAGCCGATGATGGTGGCGGCGCTGGTGACGCAAGCCGGGACGATGATCGGCTACATCTTCGCCGACTCGGTGCTGACGTTTGCCATGCTTACGATCATCAACGGCCTTGGGCAGTCGATGTTCTGGCCGGCGGCATCAGCGCAGATCACCGACCTGGTGCCGGAAGAGAAGCGCTCGGAAGTGTTCGCGCTGATGCACACCGCGCTGAACGTCGGCGCGGCCACCGGCCCTTTGATCGGCGTGATGATCTACAAGGTCGACCCGGCGATCGCCTTTGGCATCTGTGCGCTGGCAGAGCTGATCTACCTTGTGCTGTTGATCTGGAAAGTTCCGGAGACGCTTCCGAAAGAGATGCGTGCGAACAACGCCAAGGCAGCGGCCGGCGAACCTGGCGCGCGACCGGAGTTTAAGCCGCGCAAGCATATGATCCTGATCTGGCTGACGTTGGCGATGGTGCCTTGTGCGATGCTCTACTCGCAGGTGGAGATCATCCTGCCTCAGCATATGAAAACGAACTTCGACGATTACCTCACTACGTTTGCCACCCTGCTGGCGATCAATGGCACGATGGTCGTCTGCACGCAGATCCTGATCGCCAAGTTTGCCGACCGCTTCCCGGTGCGCAACGTCATATTGATCGCGTTTCTGTTCCTCGCCTGTACCGCGTTTGGCTACGGCTGGGCAAAGACGTTCTGGGTGCTGGTGCTCGCAGAGATCTCCTTTACGATCGGCGAGATGTTGAACGGGCCGCAGATTCAAAAGGCGATCTCGATCCTGTCGCCGCCGGAACTGCGCGGACGTTATTTTGCGATCTTCGGCGCACACTACAGTGTGACCGGGACGCTCGCTCCGACCATCGGGGCACTGACGTTCGCCAAATATGGCGGTGAGGCGTGGTTCTCGATCATCGGCGTGCTGCTGATCATCGCCGCCATCGCCCACTATCAACTGCTCGGCCGGGCGCTGGGCAAAACAAAACCGCATGAACAGACCGCCGGAGCGGCCGTCTAA
- a CDS encoding MFS transporter yields the protein MLTIYRRYDAAIWIRAIGSVLNTMSSFMLRPFLALYLYDKLQGDLLVTTLIVALQPASSMIASLYAGGLSDRYGRKPLMLGSLCIAVLTYVGFAFVESLLLFAILSVINGIGSSLFAPAASAQIADIVPEEKRAEVFALMHTCFNIGVAIGPAIGVLMYKMNPSYVFLFSAATMTIFALLILTKIPETLPEEVREKTRSNGTQGKQPMPKLRFREHKMLWWMTLGILPFTFMYSQVEIILPQHLKTNFTNYVETFALLMTFNGILVMCFQILTARLAEKYPMQRVVLYGLLLCSVTALGYGWSGSLALLLLSELIFTFGEMLFMPQSQKAIATLAPVEFRARYFAIYGLNWNLTRTLGPFIGAFGFGHLGGSYWFTLIAVLLVLSALFMHRLISRSVLGTPSKPNALKLNI from the coding sequence ATGCTGACGATCTATCGCCGCTATGACGCCGCGATCTGGATTCGCGCCATCGGATCGGTGCTGAACACGATGTCTTCCTTCATGCTCCGTCCGTTTCTCGCGCTGTATCTCTATGACAAACTGCAAGGGGACTTGCTGGTCACCACGCTGATCGTGGCACTTCAGCCGGCGTCTTCGATGATCGCCTCGCTCTATGCGGGCGGACTGTCCGACCGCTACGGCCGCAAACCGCTGATGCTCGGCTCCCTGTGCATCGCGGTGCTGACCTATGTCGGGTTCGCCTTTGTCGAATCACTGTTGTTGTTTGCCATCCTCTCGGTCATCAACGGCATCGGTTCGTCCTTGTTCGCGCCGGCCGCCAGTGCGCAGATCGCCGACATCGTGCCGGAGGAAAAGCGCGCCGAAGTGTTCGCGCTGATGCACACCTGCTTTAATATAGGCGTTGCGATTGGGCCGGCGATCGGCGTCCTGATGTACAAGATGAATCCGAGCTACGTCTTTTTGTTCTCCGCCGCGACCATGACGATCTTCGCTCTTTTGATTTTGACGAAAATCCCGGAAACCCTGCCGGAAGAAGTGCGCGAAAAAACGCGCAGCAACGGCACCCAGGGCAAACAGCCGATGCCGAAGCTGCGATTTCGCGAGCACAAGATGCTCTGGTGGATGACGCTGGGCATTCTGCCGTTTACGTTTATGTATTCGCAAGTCGAGATCATTTTGCCACAGCATCTGAAAACGAACTTCACTAACTATGTAGAAACGTTTGCCCTTCTGATGACCTTTAACGGCATTCTCGTCATGTGCTTCCAGATCCTCACCGCCCGTCTGGCGGAGAAGTATCCGATGCAGCGCGTCGTGCTCTACGGGCTTCTGCTCTGCTCGGTTACCGCGCTCGGCTACGGCTGGTCGGGGTCGCTGGCTCTCTTGCTCCTGTCCGAACTGATCTTCACCTTCGGTGAGATGCTGTTCATGCCGCAGTCGCAAAAGGCGATCGCGACACTCGCACCCGTGGAGTTTCGCGCCCGCTATTTTGCCATCTACGGGCTGAACTGGAACTTGACGCGCACATTAGGCCCGTTCATTGGCGCTTTTGGCTTCGGTCACCTCGGCGGGTCGTATTGGTTTACGCTGATCGCCGTGCTGCTGGTCCTGTCGGCCCTGTTTATGCACCGCTTGATTTCCCGCTCTGTGCTTGGCACGCCGTCGAAACCGAACGCCCTTAAACTGAATATTTAA
- a CDS encoding Crp/Fnr family transcriptional regulator has translation MWKELRGVRLFRDLSEEFLQLIYSVTRLKKVSRGETIFWEGDPFSAMYVVRSGKVRLTKSTTDGKEMIVYIRQDGEPIGAAMLFLDQPYPATAKAMEDSEVWMIPNAELEALVRKNPDLAIAIIRLLGERLLQTQAQMRDLALQDKWGALISTLQRLTDDYGRVTPAGIVLDINLSHQELAKMIGSTREGVNRMMSQLKKANLLDVVRGEITVFDPGRLQDFLKDS, from the coding sequence ATGTGGAAAGAATTGCGCGGCGTGCGTTTGTTCCGCGATCTGTCAGAAGAGTTTTTGCAGTTGATCTACAGCGTGACGCGGCTGAAAAAGGTGTCGCGCGGCGAGACGATCTTTTGGGAAGGTGACCCGTTTTCGGCGATGTACGTCGTGCGCTCCGGCAAGGTGCGTTTGACCAAGTCGACCACCGACGGCAAAGAGATGATCGTCTACATCCGGCAGGACGGGGAGCCGATCGGGGCGGCGATGCTGTTTTTGGACCAGCCCTACCCGGCGACCGCCAAAGCGATGGAAGACTCGGAAGTCTGGATGATTCCCAATGCGGAGCTGGAAGCGCTGGTGCGGAAGAATCCGGACTTGGCGATCGCGATCATCCGGCTGTTGGGTGAACGTCTGCTGCAGACACAGGCGCAGATGCGCGACCTCGCCCTGCAGGACAAATGGGGGGCGCTGATCTCGACCTTGCAGCGGCTGACCGACGATTACGGGCGGGTGACGCCAGCGGGAATCGTGCTCGACATCAACTTGTCCCATCAGGAGCTGGCCAAGATGATCGGCTCGACGCGGGAAGGGGTCAACCGGATGATGAGCCAGCTGAAAAAAGCGAACCTACTAGATGTGGTGCGCGGGGAGATCACCGTGTTTGATCCCGGGCGGCTGCAGGATTTTCTGAAAGACTCCTAA
- the safA gene encoding SafA/ExsA family spore coat assembly protein, producing the protein MKLHTVQKGDSLWKIAKMHGITLDAMIAANPQLANPDVLEVGQQVNVPLLPGVPEYEGPGTDVVPPGMGPVAEEPERPGPDMAPIGGPSYPSVPKWDGLWKYVVKQGDSMFKIAKQVGVTLDQLKAANPQVSNPDLIYPGQVLNIPSAGLKPKSNTAPMSKEQLTAPMSKEQLTAPIIQQPMVQMPMSKEQLTAPIFEQPLMPKEVLTLPKEMAPVEQPIMQPPMAQPQPQVSPIEMNIQYAPHMNYAPHEEMVQVQQVQMQQPVHHHPMIMYIPVSYKKHKCKKRKHKCCPKKRVCHCGGHKHHGHLGLMYGNVHHELMMHQHMQMMHGHGVGHPGGMMPKTFYREED; encoded by the coding sequence TTGAAGCTGCACACCGTCCAAAAGGGAGACTCCCTCTGGAAAATCGCCAAGATGCACGGCATCACCCTCGATGCGATGATCGCTGCGAATCCGCAGCTTGCCAATCCCGATGTGTTGGAGGTTGGCCAGCAGGTCAACGTCCCGCTGCTGCCGGGCGTGCCGGAGTATGAAGGTCCGGGCACCGATGTGGTGCCGCCCGGTATGGGGCCAGTGGCAGAAGAGCCGGAGAGACCTGGCCCTGACATGGCGCCGATCGGGGGGCCGTCGTATCCGTCCGTCCCGAAATGGGATGGCCTGTGGAAATACGTCGTCAAACAAGGCGACAGCATGTTCAAAATCGCGAAGCAAGTAGGCGTCACCCTTGACCAGTTGAAAGCTGCGAACCCGCAAGTGTCGAACCCAGATCTGATCTACCCTGGTCAAGTTCTCAATATCCCCTCTGCCGGTCTCAAGCCAAAAAGCAACACCGCTCCGATGAGCAAAGAGCAGTTGACAGCACCGATGAGCAAAGAACAACTGACTGCTCCGATCATCCAGCAACCCATGGTGCAGATGCCGATGAGCAAGGAACAGCTGACCGCACCGATTTTTGAACAGCCCCTGATGCCCAAAGAAGTGTTGACTCTACCAAAGGAGATGGCGCCTGTGGAACAACCGATCATGCAGCCCCCGATGGCTCAGCCCCAACCGCAAGTATCCCCGATTGAAATGAACATTCAATACGCTCCGCACATGAACTATGCACCGCATGAGGAAATGGTGCAAGTCCAGCAAGTGCAAATGCAGCAGCCTGTGCATCACCACCCGATGATCATGTACATTCCGGTTTCTTATAAGAAGCATAAGTGCAAGAAGAGAAAGCACAAGTGCTGCCCCAAGAAAAGAGTCTGCCATTGCGGCGGCCACAAGCATCACGGCCATCTGGGCCTGATGTACGGCAACGTGCACCACGAACTGATGATGCATCAACACATGCAGATGATGCACGGCCATGGCGTGGGCCATCCGGGCGGCATGATGCCCAAGACGTTCTATCGCGAAGAAGACTGA